In the Drosophila willistoni isolate 14030-0811.24 chromosome 3R, UCI_dwil_1.1, whole genome shotgun sequence genome, TTCTTTTAGTTAGTGTATACAAACTGCGATGCATTcgatatttgtatttataattACAAAAGCATTTCAATTGGCAACACACTTGAAGCAGGCAGCAAAGTCAATTGGCAAGACTGGCGGGCCAACAAGTAAATGGTATGGGGTGGTGTTAGGGGTGGGGAGGAGGACGATGTCAAAAGCAAATTAAGAAAAGAgaaagatatacatacatatgtatacttaTACATAGGTCGGAAAATCACAACGTgagacaacaacacaacaaaaaattgaaaatctcTTTGAATGAAATACAAAGTATAAAAATAAGTAGAAAAATCCGCAGCCACCACCACATCCTACCTAAGGCAAGGGGTGGTTGTGGGTGGGGTTGGGTGGTTGTATATTTTGGATTTGGGATGCCTTGTCGGCGTTTCGCGGAAAAAATGGTGAAtcaacacacacaacacacacacacacacacacacaaagacagaCAGATGTCGGTATATATTAATGTGAACGTGCACGTGACGCACGGACCCCCGCGCATTACCggttcctcctcctccacacTTCCTTATAGCTGGGTCGTGTGCTTTTGTGGGGTTGGCTCTTTTAGAGGGGGACAGAcaatgcatatacatacatacatacatgtacatatacgGAATCGCTTAGCTTAAAATTTgattctgtttctgtttttatcTTCGTACTTACCAACTCCATATTTGTTATTTGATGGTATCCACATTTTTGGAGCTTTCTTTCGGTTCGTTTTGTTTCAAATCCAATATTTGCAATATTGCCGGACGCCGGCCACTCCCTTCTTGCCGGGTCTCCTGAtcgaaattattttttttaccttttatAGGGGAAATTTCAATGACAATAGTCCACACACTTTTgcattatattatttttgcaaCATTGAAAACTGAACTTTcgctttttttgttgttcacttttacacacacagagagatagagagagggagagaacgAGAGATGCAGGTGCAATAAGACTATAAGTTGCACTTGTCGCCCGTTTGATTATCTATCTTTATCTTGCACACATCTTCATCTTGCCACTTGAAAGTgccaaaatattaaagtggttgttgttgattttttttttttgcttttgttgccTTTGTTTGCACAAACAAGAAAATCAATATGATTTCATTTTGGGAATTCCTCCCTGTTTCACTACTTTCTTTCTTAACgcactttatttaatttacgcCATTTCCTTTCTTCCTGCGAATAGttcatttttaatattctCCTTTGTTGATTGGACTATTTGcgtttttattaaattgtttttactgCCATATTCCAATTGAGTCCGCGCAATCGACAATTACGAATGTAAACAAAATcgacacttttgtttttttttggttgaagCAAATCGGTGACAAAATTAGCACATTAATTAATAGTGAAAGAAATATACGATATCAAGTCTCATTATCTTAATTATTCCAAAATTTTCGAACTTTTAAAATATCCGTCCGCACAACCGTTCgcaatgaaaacaaaaacaacaataacaacaacaaagtgttacCAGCTCTTCTGAAAATGTAAAATCCCACATTTAGTGTGACCAGTTGTACAAATTTCTTTAGAAATCGATAGCCGCACAATCGATTTACAGTGGGTCGAAAAGGGCGGGAGTATAAAACCAAATAGTTTACAGCACTGCAATATGTTCAGTAAAATTgatcaattttatttcttgcacagatttttactttttaaaaattaaagttaaaaacaaaaaagttgagttaaagtaaattaaactacagtgaaacctcgatataacgaatctgagggggatcgcaaaattattcgttatatctattgattcgctataggtactgaaatgtaaaaccttagtcctttcaagggacttaacaaaaaattcgttatattgggtttttcgttataacgaagttcgttatatcgaggtttcactgtatattCCTTAGTAAAATTTTGCCAGTGCTTTTCCCAAAAAATTGGGTGAATAAAAACGCGCGCGGTTTTGGcctgatttttgttttgaggAAATTACGCTTATGCCATATGCATATATCGCCGATATATAGAAACTTAAAGCATTTAttctattattttatataatttttaaagattCTAAAGATGTTCAATTAAAACAATTCTTTAAAAAACTCTGGCTAAAACATTGAGATTTTTTGGcggcaaaacaattttactttctGACAACACTGATCAGACGACGATAAAGACATGCGTTGTCATTCACCTGCTATcagtaatatatatacaaccACTAGTTAGTCTGATTGATAGTAATACCGAAACATCTAGTTACTTAAAGCAGGTCAAAGTGCTGGTTTATTTTAGGAATATATTTTAACATTGAAATGGCAGCTAAACGTTTGGATGCCATAATTTTTGGAGCTACAGGATTCACTGGCAAATATACCGTTTTCGAAGCGGTGTCAGTCCTTAAAGGCCTAAGTTGGGGCATAGCCGGACGTAACCATGAGAAGCTGCAAGGCGTACTTAAGGAAATGGGGGACAAGGCCAAAACAGATCTGTCGCAAACGCCCATCATCATAGCAGACGTGAACAATGAGAGTTCTTTGCTGGAAATGGCCAAACGTTGCCGCATTGTTGTCAACACTGCCGGACCCTATCGTTTTTATGGCGAGAAGGTTGTCAAGGCGTGCATTGAGGCCGGAACACACCATGTGGACGTGAGTGGAGAACCGCAATATATGGAAACCATGCAACTCAAGTACAACTATAAAGCCAAAGAGAAGGGTGTCTACGTCATAAGTGCGTGTGGCTTTGACTCCATTCCCGCCGATATGGGTGTTCAATTTATCGAAAAGAATTTCGATGGAGTGGTGAACTCTGTGGAATCTTTTGTTCATATGGGAGTCAAGGGTGGAACCAAAGGACTGGGTCGTGCATCTCTAAACACGGGAACTTGGGAAAGTGCCGTCCATGCCATTGCCAATCGTAGCGAAAGTCAGGCTATACGCCGCGAACTGTTTCCGGATCGTCTGCCAGACTTCTCTCCAAAACTAAAGGCACGTCCTCCGTTTTCTCGTTCTACGGAAGTGGATAAAGTGCTCCTGCCCTTCCCGGAAACGGATCGCTCAGTGATCATGCGAACACAACGCTACCTCTATGAGCATGATAAGAAGCGACCTGTCCAAATGCAGGCTTATTTAACTCTCCCTTCAAGGTTAGCTGCCAGTGTTGTGGTTTTTGTGGCCCTTATCGTTGGAATATTCGCCAAGTTCGAGTTTGGCCGTCAGTTGCTGCTTAAATATCCCAGCTTCTTTTCTGGTGGGATGGCATCACGCACCGGTCCCAGTCAAGCGCGTATGGAACGTTCCTTCTTCAAGATGACCATGAAAGCAAGAGGATGGCCAAAATCCGATCGATTGGCAGAGGTTACCGATCAATATACCAGCCCACCCACTAAGGAATTGACGGTGCGTGTAACCGGTCCCAATCCTGGCTATGGCTCAACCTGTGTGGCACTCCTATCTACGGCTCGGACAATTCTCCTAGAAAGCGACAAGATGCCCGATACTGGTGGTGTTTTGCCACCGGGTGCCGCATTCGCTAAAACAAGTCTGATCAGTGAACTAGAAAAGCACGAACATGGCATTAAGTTTGAAATTGTAGCTAATAAGTAATTCgcgttatttatttattgtggAGAAATCTTTTAAAACTGTAATAAATTTATGTGCTAGGTTTGAAAATGCTTGGCGGTTTCATCAGCTGTTTGCAGCCTGTTAACTCACTTGCGACCCTGTTATGCTCGAAATGAGTTAACAGAGATAGGGgagttttgtttatttcgaGAGTCTCCAAATGCAGCAAAAACAAGTTGGATTCATTTATCCATTTTTCTCGGAAACTTTCCTCAATTTTCAAAAGAAACTGTCTTAACATACTTCAGGAAGTCCCCCTAAAATTCTGGAATTAAATCGTCGTTATGCCGTGTTCGTGGAGTCTAGTTTTAAGCGGATAAAATCGACGTATTTGTTTGCTACATTTTGAATGGAGAAAATCATGGTTGGtccataaaaaagaaattttctcaaaaacagtgctaaaatttttaatcaaactCGGTGGGGATTTTTATGAATAATTGGGAATAATCCGGCGTTCAATATTAATTGAGCCGTGTTTTTAAAGGGGAGCTATacgaaaacataaaaaaaaactttatatttatttatttgtttcaaat is a window encoding:
- the LOC6650387 gene encoding saccharopine dehydrogenase-like oxidoreductase, translating into MAAKRLDAIIFGATGFTGKYTVFEAVSVLKGLSWGIAGRNHEKLQGVLKEMGDKAKTDLSQTPIIIADVNNESSLLEMAKRCRIVVNTAGPYRFYGEKVVKACIEAGTHHVDVSGEPQYMETMQLKYNYKAKEKGVYVISACGFDSIPADMGVQFIEKNFDGVVNSVESFVHMGVKGGTKGLGRASLNTGTWESAVHAIANRSESQAIRRELFPDRLPDFSPKLKARPPFSRSTEVDKVLLPFPETDRSVIMRTQRYLYEHDKKRPVQMQAYLTLPSRLAASVVVFVALIVGIFAKFEFGRQLLLKYPSFFSGGMASRTGPSQARMERSFFKMTMKARGWPKSDRLAEVTDQYTSPPTKELTVRVTGPNPGYGSTCVALLSTARTILLESDKMPDTGGVLPPGAAFAKTSLISELEKHEHGIKFEIVANK